CTCAAATCTATATCATGTTGCTAAACAACAACAGCTTGGCGACAAGTTGGTTGCGATTAGTGGCATGGACAAAGTCTTTTTTGGCAACTCCGGTGCCGAAGCCAATGAAGCGGCTATTAAAATGGCCCGAAAGTATGGCCATAGTAAAGGTATAAGCCACGCGCAAATTATTGTGATGGAAAATAGTTTCCATGGTCGCACCCTCGCGACGCTCAGCGCAACGGGTAGCGCAAAGGTTCATGATGGCTTTTATCCATTAGTGGAAGGTTTTGTGCGCGTACCCTTCGATAATGTTGAAGCGGTTGCAAACGCAATAGCGAATAATCCAAATGTGGTCGCCATTTTGGTTGAGCCAGTGCAGGGTGAAGGTGGCGTTCATGTGCCTAAGCCTGGCTACCTAAAAGCCTTACGCGCGCTGTGTGATGAACACGACTTGTTATTGATGATCGACGAAATCCAAGCCGGCATTGGGCGTACCGGTAAATGGTTTGCCTTCCAACATGAAGGTATTTTGCCTGATGTACTAAGCCTAGCAAAAGCTTTAGGCAATGGTGTACCGATAGGTGCCAGCCTTGCTCGCGGCAAAGCCGCTGAACTATTTGCGCCAGGCAATCACGGTACAACTTTTGGTGGCAACCCCCTAGCCTGTGCTGCCGGCTTAGCGGTTATCGAAACCCTCGAATACCATAACTATATCGACCTCGTTGCTAAACAAGGTGCTGAACTTTTAGCCGCCTTTAAAACGGCTTTAGCCAACATTCCAGGCGTGGTCGATATTCGTGGCAAAGGCTATATGATTGGCATTCAACTCGATCGCCCTTGTGGTGATTTGGTAAAAATGGCGTTAGCCGACAAACTCCTGATAAACGTCACACGGGGTGACACCGTGCGCTTGCTACCCACTTTTGTGATGACCCATGCGCAATCCGAACAACTTGTAAACGGCCTGACTAGACTGATTAAGGCTTTTTTAACTCAATAAATTTTCTATGAATATTCAACACTTCTTAACGCTTAAAAGCTTCAATGCCGAACAATTAAACGCTTTATTATTGCGCGGCATTGAGCTGAAGGCGATGCAACAAGCGGGCGACATTCATGAGCCGCTGAAAAACAAAACATTGGCCATGATTTTTGAAAAATCATCCACGCGAACACGCATCTCATTTGAAGTGGGCATGACCCAACTAGGCGGTCACGCGCTTTTCTTATCACCGCGTGACACCCAGTTAGGTCGCGGTGAACCGATTGAAGATAGCGCACGGGTGATTTCAAGCATGGTTGACGGCATTATGGTTAGAACCTTCGAGCATAGCATTGTTGAAACCATGGCGGAATATTCTTCAGTGCCAGTAATTAATGCTTTAACGGACGACTTTCATCCCTGCCAACTGCTTGCAGATATGCAAACATTTTATGAAGCACGCGGCTCTATTAAAGGCAAAACCGTCGTATGGATTGGTGATGGTAATAATATGTGCCAATCTTATATTAATGCCGCACAGCTCTATGACTTCAAATTACGTATTTCTTGTCCAAAAGGGTTCGAGCCACGTGCTGATTTACTTGAGATGGCGAAAGACCGAGTAGAGATTATCCGCGATCCGATGGATGCGGCTGAAAACGCCGACTTAATAGTTACCGACGTATGGGCTAGCATGGGCCAAGAAGATGAGCAACGCTTGCGTAAACAGGCATTGTCACGCTATCGCGTCACCCAAGCCATTATGGAGCGTGCCGATAGTTATGCGTTATTTATGCACTGCTTACCCGCACATCGCGGCGAAGAAGTCACCGCCGAAGTGATTGATGGACCGCAAAGTATTGTTTGGCAAGAAGCCGAGAACCGTCTTCATGCCCAAAAAGCTTTACTTGAAACCCTGATGTCGTCTAATTCTTAGTTTTCAAACGATTTGCGACCACTAAATGCAAATGATAGGGTCGCACTATCGACATATTCTAGCTCGCCACCCATTGGCAATCCTTGTGCCAACATACTCACCTGAACACCCTGTTTATTAGCTAACTGCGCAATATAATCAGCTGTGGTACGGCCTTCTAAGGTTGGATTAGTAGCCAAAATAAGCTCGGTCACTCCGCCCTCAGCTAAACGCTCACTTAATTGCTCCAGACCCAACTCTTTGGGGCCAATGCCATCAATCGGCGATAAGTGCCCCATCAACACAAAATACAAGCCCTGATAAACACCCGTTTGTTCAATCGAGATTAAATCACTCGGGGATTCAACAACACACAGCTGGTGTCGAATTCGTCGCTCAGAACGACACAGCTGGCAAATCGGTTCTTCGGTAAGGGTACGACAGGACTGACAGCGCCCGACCTTTTCTCGCGCTTGCCCCAAACTCTCTTCCAAACGCTTGGCCGCCTCAGGGTTCCTCTCTAACAAGTACAGCGCCATCCGCTGAGCGGACTTAGGGCCAACACCCGGCAAACCACGAAGGCTATCAATAAGATTCTGAATCAGCGGCGAGTAGTGCACAGTCAATTGCGCTTAAAAAGGCAACTTCATGCCACCAGGCAGATTCAACCCCTGGGTTAAACCGCCCATTTTTTCTTGCGTAGTTTCTTCGACACGACGCACTGCCGAATTTACGGCTGCTGCAACCAAATCTTCTAACATTTCTCGGTCATCCATCAAAGATTCATCAATATTGACCGCAACCAACTCATGCTTACCGGTCATGGTGACTTTCACCAAACCACCGCCCGCTTCACCAACAATTTCCATTTGTGCGATTTCTGCTTGCGCTTTTTCCATGTTCTTTTGCATCTCTTGCGCTTGCTTCATCAAATTACCTATACCAGCTTTTCCACCAAACATAACACTTCCTTCTTAGTTAATTAATTTAATAAGATACTTTCAGGCTATTGTGTAATCGGGTCATTCCCAATTGCGCTTCAATATTGGCCAGAACGGTGGATTGCTCTAGTGCTTCCATCCACAGCTGTTCTTGTTGTTGTTTTTGATCCTTCATCGCCTGAGCAGGCGTTAATCCCGTTAAAGGTTCGCTTAGCTTGTGCAATGTAATATCTGGACTTATTTTTTCCCAGACCAACTTTTGTAAGTTTTGCCAAGCAACCTCATTATTCGCTTGTAACTGCATCGAATCTAAGGCCAGCCACCAGGCCTGCTCCTCGCGTTTGACCCAACAGGCTTGCTGAGCCAAAGCTAAAGCCATGCCGGTTGGCTGTAATTGATCAATCATCGCGATCCAACTGTCCAAGTCAGCCACTGGCAAACCGACACCTGCAGCTGCGGTCTGTTCAATGCTTGATTCAGTCAGCATGGGTTCAATCGAGGCGACTTCCGTCGGAGCTGGTTCAGCCAAAGGCGGTGGAACGAGTTCTGGAATCGTTGGTTCTGGAACAGCCGGTTGCTGTTCTTGCACCGTTGTAACGGACTCGCTATTAAGTTCAGGCGAGGCGTTTTGACGTTTTTGCACCCTAGCTACTCGTGCTTTCAATGCGGGAAAGGCATCTAGCTCTAAAGAAGGGGGAGTCTCTCGCACCTGATGCTGTTGAACTGGCGCTGACGCTTCCGCAGCTGCGGGCACTAACGGTGGCTGTGTAGCTACCGGATTCGATGACATGACAGTGTCGATACTGGGCGCATTGGTAACGCTAGCGGCACTATTAGAAATAGCTGGACGTGACGAGCCATCGCTCGGTTTAAATGCAAACATCCTCATCAGCATCATTTCAAAGCCCATGCGCACATCGGGAGCTAAGCGAATATCCTGCTGAGCCCGCAAACCTATCTGATACCAGACCTGCAACCTAGCGGGGTCGATTGCCGCAGACCATTCCTGTAACTGCGCGCTGGTTAAATCTCCACTATCCAAGGCTTCGCCCAAAAACTGCGTTTGTGCCAACTGATGAAAGCTCGCTAATAACTGATTTAGCAGAGCCATATAATCCACGCCTGTAGCGGCCAAGTCCAGTAGCAATGCCTTTAAAGCAGGAGATTGTCCCGAC
This Thiomicrospira cyclica ALM1 DNA region includes the following protein-coding sequences:
- a CDS encoding YbaB/EbfC family nucleoid-associated protein gives rise to the protein MFGGKAGIGNLMKQAQEMQKNMEKAQAEIAQMEIVGEAGGGLVKVTMTGKHELVAVNIDESLMDDREMLEDLVAAAVNSAVRRVEETTQEKMGGLTQGLNLPGGMKLPF
- a CDS encoding aspartate aminotransferase family protein codes for the protein MSSLMNTYGRLPVTFHYGEGALLYDEQDNAYLDAVSGIAVCSLGHAHPAIAQALCEQSKTLIHTSNLYHVAKQQQLGDKLVAISGMDKVFFGNSGAEANEAAIKMARKYGHSKGISHAQIIVMENSFHGRTLATLSATGSAKVHDGFYPLVEGFVRVPFDNVEAVANAIANNPNVVAILVEPVQGEGGVHVPKPGYLKALRALCDEHDLLLMIDEIQAGIGRTGKWFAFQHEGILPDVLSLAKALGNGVPIGASLARGKAAELFAPGNHGTTFGGNPLACAAGLAVIETLEYHNYIDLVAKQGAELLAAFKTALANIPGVVDIRGKGYMIGIQLDRPCGDLVKMALADKLLINVTRGDTVRLLPTFVMTHAQSEQLVNGLTRLIKAFLTQ
- the dnaX gene encoding DNA polymerase III subunit gamma/tau; amino-acid sequence: MTYQVLARKWRPKNFSELVGQTHVMQALSNALEQQRVHHAYLFTGTRGVGKTTIARIFSKALNCEQGPSAHPCGQCSACLAIDQGRFVDLIEVDAASRTKVEDTREILDNVQYAPTQGRFKVYLIDEVHMLSKSSFNALLKTLEEPPPHVKFLLATTEPHKLPITVLSRCLQFNLLRLTTVQLEQHLAMILTAEALAFEPGGLALIAKAADGSARDALSLLDQAIAYCAGNITQAAVQTMLGLVSPQQVQAVLTTLQSGQSPALKALLLDLAATGVDYMALLNQLLASFHQLAQTQFLGEALDSGDLTSAQLQEWSAAIDPARLQVWYQIGLRAQQDIRLAPDVRMGFEMMLMRMFAFKPSDGSSRPAISNSAASVTNAPSIDTVMSSNPVATQPPLVPAAAEASAPVQQHQVRETPPSLELDAFPALKARVARVQKRQNASPELNSESVTTVQEQQPAVPEPTIPELVPPPLAEPAPTEVASIEPMLTESSIEQTAAAGVGLPVADLDSWIAMIDQLQPTGMALALAQQACWVKREEQAWWLALDSMQLQANNEVAWQNLQKLVWEKISPDITLHKLSEPLTGLTPAQAMKDQKQQQEQLWMEALEQSTVLANIEAQLGMTRLHNSLKVSY
- the recR gene encoding recombination mediator RecR; translation: MHYSPLIQNLIDSLRGLPGVGPKSAQRMALYLLERNPEAAKRLEESLGQAREKVGRCQSCRTLTEEPICQLCRSERRIRHQLCVVESPSDLISIEQTGVYQGLYFVLMGHLSPIDGIGPKELGLEQLSERLAEGGVTELILATNPTLEGRTTADYIAQLANKQGVQVSMLAQGLPMGGELEYVDSATLSFAFSGRKSFEN
- the argF gene encoding ornithine carbamoyltransferase, producing the protein MNIQHFLTLKSFNAEQLNALLLRGIELKAMQQAGDIHEPLKNKTLAMIFEKSSTRTRISFEVGMTQLGGHALFLSPRDTQLGRGEPIEDSARVISSMVDGIMVRTFEHSIVETMAEYSSVPVINALTDDFHPCQLLADMQTFYEARGSIKGKTVVWIGDGNNMCQSYINAAQLYDFKLRISCPKGFEPRADLLEMAKDRVEIIRDPMDAAENADLIVTDVWASMGQEDEQRLRKQALSRYRVTQAIMERADSYALFMHCLPAHRGEEVTAEVIDGPQSIVWQEAENRLHAQKALLETLMSSNS